One part of the Prionailurus bengalensis isolate Pbe53 chromosome B2, Fcat_Pben_1.1_paternal_pri, whole genome shotgun sequence genome encodes these proteins:
- the GPR63 gene encoding probable G-protein coupled receptor 63: MVFSAVLTASHTGATNTTFVVYENTYMNITVPPPFQHHGVGPLLRYSMETMAPTGISSLTVNSTAVTPTPAVFKSLNLPLQIILSAIMIFILFVSFLGNLVVCLMVYQKAAMRSAINILLASLAFADMLLAVLNMPFALVTILTTRWIFGKFFCRVSAMFFWLFVIEGVAILLIISIDRFLIIVQRQDKLNPYRAKILIAVSWTASFCIAFPLAVGNPDLQIPSRAPQCVFGYTTNPGYQAYVILITLVSFFIPFLVILYSFMGILNTLRHNALRIHSYPEGICLSQASKLGLMSLQRPFQMSIDMGFKTRAFTTILILFAVFIICWAPFTTYSLVATFSEHFYYKHNFFEISTWLLWLCYLKSALNPLIYYWRIKKFHDACLDMMPKSFKFLPRLPGHTRRRIRPSAVYVCGEHRTVV, translated from the coding sequence ATGGTCTTCTCTGCAGTGTTGACTGCGTCCCATACTGGGGCAACGAACACAACATTTGTAGTCTATGAAAACACTTACATGAACATTACGGTCCCTCCGCCATTCCAACATCACGGCGTTGGTCCATTGCTCAGATACAGTATGGAAACCATGGCTCCCACTGGGATCAGTTCCTTGACAGTGAATAGCACAGCTGTAACCCCAACACCAGCAGTTTTTAAGAGCCTAAACTTGCCTCTCCAGATCATTCTTTCTGCTATAATGATATTTATTCTGTTTGTATCTTTTCTTGGGAACTTGGTTGTTTGTTTGATGGTTTACCAAAAAGCTGCCATGCGCTCTGCAATTAACATTCTCCTTGCCAGCCTGGCATTTGCAGATATGTTGCTTGCAGTGCTGAACATGCCCTTTGCCTTGGTAACTATTCTTACTACAAGATGGATTTTTGGGAAATTCTTCTGTAGGGTATCTGCTATGTTTTTCTGGTTGTTTGTGATAGAGGGAGTAGCCATCCTGCTCATCATTAGCATTGATAGGTTCCTTATTATAGTCCAGAGGCAGGATAAACTAAATCCATATAGGGCAAAGATTCTAATTGCTGTTTCTTGGACAGCTTCCTTTTGTATAGCTTTTCCTTTGGCTGTAGGAAACCCTGACCTGCAGATCCCTTCTCGAGCCCCCCAGTGTGTGTTTGGGTATACAACCAATCCAGGTTATCAAGCTTATGTGATTTTGATTACTCTAGTTTCTTTCTTCATACCCTTCCTGGTGATACTGTATTCATTTATGGGCATACTCAACACCCTTCGGCACAATGCCTTGAGGATCCATAGCTACCCCGAGGGGATATGCCTCAGCCAGGCCAGCAAACTGGGTCTCATGAGTCTACAGAGACCCTTCCAGATGAGCATTGACATGGGCTTTAAAACACGTGCCTTCACCACCATTTTGATTCTCTTTGCTGTCTTCATCATCTGCTGGGCCCCGTTCACCACTTACAGCCTTGTGGCAACGTTCAGTGAGCACTTTTACTATAAGCACAACTTTTTTGAGATTAGCACCTGGCTACTCTGGCTCTGCTACCTCAAGTCTGCATTGAACCCACTGATTTACTACTGGAGGATTAAGAAATTCCATGACGCCTGCCTGGACATGATGCCTAAATCCTTCAAGTTTTTGCCGCGTCTTCCCGGCCACACAAGGAGAAGAATCCGTCCCAGTGCTGTCTATGTGTGTGGGGAACACCGAACAGTGGTGTGA